In Pantoea cypripedii, the DNA window CAATGACGATACCACCACGTTCACCAAGGGTAAGGCCCGCCGCACGCGCCAGCGCATCGCGCGGACGGATCCCGGCGGAAAACACCACCAGATCGCTATCAAGCAGGCTGCCATCGGCAAAGCGCAGCTGCACACTGCCGTCTGGCTGGCTCTCAATCGCTTCCGTCGCCTTGCTGGTGTGTACCTGCACCCCGAGGGCGCTGATTTTGCCACGCAACATTTGCGCGCCGCCGTCATCCAGCTGCACTGCCATCAGGCGCGGCGCAAACTCGACCACGTGGGTTTCCAGCCCCAGCTGTTTCAGGGCGTTGGCAGCCTCCAGACCCAGCAAACCCCCACCAATCACCACCCCGCGTTGCGCCCCGCGCGCGCAGGCAGCGATAGCATCCAGGTCAGCCAGCGTGCGATAGACAAAGCAGCGAGGAAGGTCATGGCCTGGTACGGGCGGCACAAAAGGCACCGAGCCCGTCGCCAGCACCAGTTTGTCCCACGCCAGTTCGGCCCCCTGACTATCGCGCAGGCTGCGGCGCTGTGGATCAATCGCCTGCACTTCACAGCCGCTACGCAACTCAATACCGTGCTGCTGAAAAAAATTGTCACTGACCAGCGACAGGTCGTCAGCACTTTTGCCCGTGAAATACTCAGTCAGATGCACGCGATCGTAAGCCATCTGCGGCTCGTCGCCGTACACCACAATATGATATTGCTGATGCAGCTCGCGGCTGACCAGTTGCTCCAGAAAATGGTGGCCAACCATACCGTGGCCCACGACTGCGAGAATGGGTTTGCTCATCATTGTGCTTCCTGCAGCCACTGGCTGCGTCGTATTGTTGTCCAGCCCGAACAGCGCATTGATATCGACGCGTTCGGTCCGTTGTAATCGGGTGAGTAATTTTGCCGCCGGACTACTGTCGCCAAACAACAGCACGCCTGCCAGCACACCATCGCGCAGGAAGAGCCGCTGATAGTGGCCCGACAGCGGGTCGAAGCTGGTCAGCGACGGCGCATCGCCAATCTGCCCGGCGCTAAACACCTCAATGCCGCTGACCTTGAGCCGGGTGCCGCTCTCCTGGAAGTAAAAATCCTCCACCGGTTCACCCGCCAGGCTGGCAGCCAACACCGCCGCCTGTGCCAGACAGGGCGCAACCAGACCGAAGGTTTCACCCGCAATTTCGCAGCATTCACCGAGGGCATAGACGTCGGCAATCGGGGTATGCAGCTGGCGATTGACCAGAATACCGCGCTGGCAAGGCACGCCCGCCGCCTGTGCCACGGCAATCTCCGGGATCACACCGATGGCGATGACGACCTGCCGCGCGGCAATCTGGCTGCCATCGGTGAGTGTCACCTGGTGCGCATCCACCTGCTGCAATGACACCCCGAGACGACAGTCGATGCCGCGCGCCGTCAGGTGTTGCTGCAACAGCGCACCGGCGTGGGCATCCAGCTGACGATCCAGCAGCCAGGGGCGATGATGCAGCAACGTGACCTCTCGCCCCTGTTGACGCAACGCAGCTGCCGCCTCGACCCCAACCAGCCCACCGCCAAGAACCACCACCGGTCCCGGTTCGGCCTGCATCTTTTCCACATCGCGCAACGTGCGGAATCCCAGCACCTGCGGCTGATCAATCCCCGGCAGTGACGGCATCCGTGGCTGCGATCCACAGGCAAACACCAGCTTGTCCCAGCGCAGGCTGCGCTGGTCGGTGTGCAGCAGCCGGGCGTCAAGGTCCACAGATTGCACCTCTTCTCCCGCCAGCAACCTGACGCCATGCTCCGCATGCCATTGCGGCGGGTGGATCAGGGTTTCAGCGAAGGTTTTCTCCCCTGCCAGCACCGGTGACAGCAGCACCCGGTTGTAATTTCCCTCGGGTTCCCGGCCAATGACGGTAATCGCATAACGCCCTGGCGCACGCTGCAACAGGGTTTCCACCATGCGCATCCCGGCCATGCCGTTTCCGATGACAATCAGCTGCTGCATGCCCGGCTCCTTACGCGACTGCCGTCTGCTTTTCGTACAGGAAATGCAGGATTTGCTGGCGCAGCTGGTGATAACGCGGCTCATCGGCCAGCGCCACCCGGGAGCGTGGACGCGGCAAATCAATTGCCAGAATCTCGCCGACCTGCGCGGCCGGTCCATTGGTCATCATCAGCACCCGGTCCGAGAGCAGCACCGCTTCGTCTACGTCGTGAGTAATCAGCACGATGGTGGTGTTGAGTTCCTGCTGAATGCGCATCACGCTGTCCTGCAAATGGGCTCGGGTCAGTGCATCCAGCGCACCGAAGGGTTCATCCAGCAACAACACGCGCGGTTTCATTGCCAGCGCACGGGCAATGCCAACGCGTTGTTTCATACCACCCGAAATTTCCCCCGGACGTTTATGCATGGCATGACTCATCTGCACCCTGCCGAGATTGTGCTCAATCCATTCCGCCATCTCGCTGCGGTTCATCCTGCCTTTAAACACCTGCTGCACAGCCAGCTCGACGTTTTGATACGCCGTCAGCCACGGCAGCAGCGAATGGTTCTGAAACACCACCGCACGCTCCGGGCCAGGGCCCGTGATTTCGCGGTTGTCACACAGCAGCACGCCGCTGCTCGGCGTGGTCAGTCCGGCAATCAGGTTAAGCAGCGTCGATTTGCCGCAGCCGGAGTGCCCAATCAGGCTGAGGGTTTCCCCCGGATGAATGTCAAAGCTGACGTTGTCGAGGGCGAGGAAATCCCCCTGGGCGGTGGCGAAACGCTGGCTCACCAGCTGCACACGAATGATCGGATTCATCAGACAGGCTCCTTATTTGTCCCAGCTAAAACGACGCGCCAGCAGCATCAGCATTTGTTCGAGCAACAGCCCGACCACGCCGATGATCACAATGGCAATCAGGATGTTTTCCACATTGAGGTTGTTCCACTCGTTCCAGATCCAGAACCCAATCCCCAGGCCTCCGGTGAGCATCTCGGCGGCGACGATCACCAGCCAGGCGATACCGATGGACAGGCGTACCCCGGTCAACACGGCGGGCAACACCGCCGGAAACAGGATGCGGCGCATCACCGTCCATTCAGACAGTTGCAGCACCCGCGCCACGTTGAGGTAATCCTGCGGGATGCGTTGCACCCCTTCGGCGGTGTTGATCACCATCGGCCAGATGGAGCAGATAAAAATGGTCCAGCTGGAGGCCGGTTCAGCACGCTGAAACAGCAGCAGGCCGATTGGCAGCCAGGCGAGCGGGCTGACCGGACGCAGCAGCGCGATGATCGGGTTGAACATGCGGGAGACAAAGGTGAAGCGACCGAGCAGAAAACCCGCCGGAATCCCCACCAGGGCAGCCAGGCCAAAGCCCACCGCCACACGTTGCAACGACGCCAGCACGTTCCAGCCAATCCCCTGGTCATTTGGACCGTTGTTATAGAAAGGGTCGGCAAACAGGGTCAGCGCCGCCTGCCAGGTGGCGTAAGGCGTGGGGAAGCCTTTGCTGGATAACGCGGCGATTTGCCACACCAGCAGCAACAACAGGATGCCGCAACCTGCCGGGATCAGCCGTTGCAGCAGTGGCCTCAGCCAGGGCTGGCGTACACCGGATGCTCTGGTGACCTTGAGGGTGATCACCTGTGCCGTCGGAGCGGCGGCGCTGACCGGAGATTTCAGGGTGCGCACGTCAGATTTCATGGCAACTCCTCTTCCTGTTAATGGTGAATAGCGAAACTGGCGGCGTAAGCGGCAGGATTGCTGCCGTCCCACACTTTGCCGTCCATCAGGGTGCTGCTGCGCATGACGCCAGTGGGCAGCGTGACGTTACCCACCGCAGCCGCAGCCTGTTTATAGATGTCGATACGGTTGATTTTTTGCGCCACAGCGAGGTAATCCGGATCGCTTTTCAGCATTCCCCAGCGTTTCAGCTGCGTCAGGAACCACATGCCATCAGAAAGCCATGGGAAGCTGACTTCACCGTCGTGGAAGAACCGCATCGCATGCGCGTCCTGCCACTGCTGGCCCAGGCCGTTTTCGTAATGACCCAGCATGCGGCCTTCCAGGATTTCCGGTTTGGTATTGATCCAGGCGCGTCCCGCCAGGGTTTGTGCGGTTTCACGTCGGTTGTCATCGGACGCATCAATCCAGCGGGCGGCTTCCAGTACCGCAGCCGTGAGCGCCCGAGCGGTGTTGGGGTTTTCCGTGACCCACTGCGATCGCGTGGCGAGGATTTTTTCCGGGTGATCCGGCCAGATTTGCTGCGTCGTCGCGGCGGTGAAACCGATGTTGTCGCTGATGGCACGCTGGTTCCAGGGTTCGCCCACGCAGAAGCCGCTCATATTGCCGATCTTCATGTTCATCACCATTTGTGGCGGTGGCACCACCACGGTACGCACATCCTCAATGGGATCGATCCCGGCATTCGCCAGCCAGTAATACAGCCACATGGCGTGGGTACTGGTGGGAAAGGTGTGAGCAAAGGTGTAAGTGCCTTTGGCGCTGCCCGCGATCAGGGTTTTCAGGCTGGCGGCATCGGTCACCTTCTGATCTTTCAGTTGATTCGCTAACGTGATCGCCTGGCCATTGTTGTTCAGCGTCATCAGGTTGGCCATATCGTGTTGCGGACCGGCCACCCCCAGTTGCAGGCCATAAATCATGCCGTATAACGCATGGGCCGCATCCAGCTCACCGGAAGTCAGTTTGTCGCGCACGGCCGCCCAGCTGGCTTCTTTACTGGGTTGCAGGCTGAGACCGTATTTTTTATCGAAGCCTTTCACCGCTGCCATCACCACCGGCGCGCAGTCCGTCAACGGGATAAACCCCACCCGCACCGTACTTTTCTCCGGTGCATCACTGCCTGCTGCCCAGACGGCGTTGCGTAATCCAGGCAGCAGATAGCTACTGCCCACCACCGCACTGCTCAGCAAAAAATGACGACGGGAAATCGAAAACCGCGTTTTGCTCATCCGCTTTACCCTGAAAAAAAGGAATAAAAAAAGGCGTCCTCCCACATGCAATCGCACGGGGCCGGACGCCTTTATCCAAAGCACTCGTTCTGCCGCCGTTGGCAAAACAAATGCGTAATGTCATTCAGGTTATTGCAAAGGCTGTGCCAGGAAGGTGAAGGGCGATATTTCAGGCAGTTAACCCGCTAAGCCTTTTTTTCGTTCTGCGCTGCGCACTGCGTTGACGCAAAATACGCACATTGTTTGTGCAGCTAACTCTAACGGGTTATGCCTTTAACGTGGCGGCCACCGCGAGGATCGCCTGGGCGATTTCAAGGATGCGTTTGTTCTGGTTCATGGCACTTTTGCGCAGCGTCTGCCACGCGTCCTGTTCACTGTAGCCATGCTGTTGCATCAACCAGCCCTTAGCCTGATCGATGATTTTACGCTCATCCAGCGAGGCACGCATGCTGGCCAGTTCATCGGCCTGCATTTGTAAACGCTGCGCCTGCTCACGGATGAGCGACAGCACCGAACGACCCAACTGTGGAGCCAGACCATTGCTATCCAGCGTGACATCCTGGCCGGCCAGCCAATTGGCTCCCGCCACATATAAGGTGAACCCCGCTTCATCGGCCAGCGCGGGTGTGTGGCTATCGTGCTGCTCGCTGGCGGCGATGGCTCGTCGGCAGCAACGCATTAACGTGGCGCTCAGGCCATCTTCCACCTGTTTCATGTCATCCAGTCGCGCGGTGAGCAGCCGGAACCAGTGCAGTACGCCATTCTCGCCACAATGCGCGCCGGTGCAGGCGATACGCCGCAAACGCTCAATGTCGCTGCCCGCATCAGCCATCGCGCGCCAGCGTTGCAGATTGCCCGCATCGGCGAACTGGCTGAAGGTGGCGAAGCTTTGCTCCTGTGCTTCAATCAGCGCCTGCAACCGCTGCCGCTGCTGGTCGGTAAAATGCCCGGCGGCAAAACCCGCTGAACCGGTGGCGCGTTCCTGCCCGGCCAGCTCTTTTCCCTGCATAAAACTGAACAGCGCGATCAACGCACGAGAAATATCCGGTTCGCTGGCGGTATCCGCCGCTTCAAACACCAGATTGAGTAAGGTGCGGATAATGTGGTTGAACGCATCCATGGCCTGCGCATGCGCCAACTGCTGGCTCTGTACCTGCAACCGTAGTGCGGGCAACCCCTCCAGCGCCTGTAAACCCGCCGCGATAAGCAGGCAGAAACGGCTATAACCGGGTTGCGCATCTGCGGGTGGCAGCACGGCGAGCATTTGCTGTTGACCGCGCCGCACATCCAACGCGCGGGCTTCCAGCTCATCACCAAATAAACGCCCTGCGGAGCATAACCAGATGTTGCTGACGCCCCTCTCACGTTGCAACAGATGAATTAACTCACTGATTGCAGTGATCAATTCACCGGTATGCAGCAACCGTTGCAGGCTGGCAATCTCGCTCGCCCGGCTGGCCTGCAAATAATCCACAGCCTGAGTCATCGCATTCTCCTGGCAAATAACCTTTTCGACTAAAAGACTTAGCAAAAGCCATGCCGGAACTGAAGTTGCAACGGGCCGAATCAGGGGCGGATATTCTGAAAGTCAGAAATTTGTTTACTGCCGCAATCTTTTTTTATATCAGAAAATAGATTAATCTTATTTACCGTTTATTTTTGGCCCTGACAGACATCAAAAGCGCTTACGCAGGCCTGAGCGCCGAATCGCATTAAATAAGTTAAATTGGCTTAACTATCCCCATGCGCACAGTTTTTTTATCACCCAACGATCGTCCCGTTTTCCCCGTTAGCACGGGATTTCATACGGTGCAATGGTTTGAATTCTCAAAAGTCTTAGGTAGACTGACGGGAGCACTATCTTTCTGTAATCTGTCTGTTTTTTTGATGGCTTTCTCACTGCATAATCCGGCCCCCTGCGCCCGTTAACCGGCACTCAGGACACCCCATTATGTAGTTAATCTGATGAAATTTGAGGATCATGGTGAATAAGAGTCTTGTGCTAACACTGCTGGCGGTGCTCACTCTGGCGAGTTGTAAAGCGCCACCGCCGCCAGTCACAGATGACACCCTGGTAACCAGCGAAGTCAATGGGGTTAAACTGGTTCATCGTCATGCGGTGGCAGCACCTGGCGAGTTCACGCCAGTCAACGAGAGCTTTCGTGCCTTATATGGCGCGTCCATCATGACCACACCCGACTATAGCGGCAAAGTGGTGCGTTATCTGGAAACCGGTAAAACCTTTGAAGTTTTAGGCCGGGTTGAGCACAGCTGGCTGGCGATTGCGGATGAAGCGCAGGGTCAGTTAATTGGCTACGTGCCGCCAAAAGCGGGCGTCGAGAGCAGCCGTTATGATGCCACCGTGCGCAGTGACCGTCCCCGTCCCCGCCGCAGCAAACAGGTCTGTGTAGACGTGGGGGGTGCCAGCAAGGCATGCCGCACCAACGATACCGCGACCTGGATCTTAGACTGACCATGAAATCCGGCGCATATTGCTCGCAGAAGGCTGACTCTCTGCGAGCAGAGAGTTTCACTATTGCCTGGAAGAACACGATTTAATGACTCAGGACGCTCCTGCACGTGATGCGAACGTCGCGGGCAATGATAACCTTTTATTGACTGCCGCAGCCCCAATCCTCAATGCCGTCGTTCAGATTCGGCAGGCTGCTACGCATGACGATCCCGCCGGTTTGCGTCAGTTACTTATCGATGAAGTCCGTCAGTTCGAACACCGCTGTAAACAAGCCGGTTTGCCGTTTGAGATGATCATTGGCGCGCGCTATTGCCTGTGCAGCCTGTTGGATGAAGCCGCCGCGCAAACTCCATGGGGCACCCGTGGCGTCTGGTCCGGTAACGGGATGCTGGTCACTTTCCATAATGAAAGCTGGGGCGGCGACAAGGTCTTTCAACTGTTGTCGCGCATTTCGCAAAGCCCGGAACAACATCTGTGGTTGCTGGAAGTGATTCATTATTGTCTGCTGCTGGGCTACGAAGGTCGCTATCGCGGCAGTGAAAATGGTCCGGCGCAATGCGAAATCATTCGTAAGCGTCTGGCACATTTGATTGCCGAAACCCGTCCGGATAACGCTGCCGCGATGACACGCCTGGTGGAAGTTCATCCGCTGGTGAGCAGTTTATCCCGTCCGATGGTGCCGCTGTGGGCCTGTGTCACGCTGGCTACCATGGTCGCCTGCCTCATCTACAGCGGCCTGAACTGGCGTCTGGGCAATGCCGCAGAACCTCTGTTACGTGCCATCTACCAAACTCCGCTACCGCAGATTACGCCGGGACGCCGCCCCACATCCCCTCAGGCGCTGCTTGACCTGCATCAGCGTCTTAATGATGTGATCGCGGCCGGGCAGTTAGAAGTCAGTGATGGTGCATTTGGTAGCAAGGTGATCATCCCAGCCGATAAGCTGTTTGCCGCAGATGGCACAGTCGTCAATCAGGTGGGACGCGCTCTGCTGGCACACGTCGCCAGTGCGATGAAATCAGTAAAGGGCACGGTGCTGGTCTCGGTGTATACCGATGACGGTGCGGTGGATGGACGCTTCGTCTCCAGCTATGAATTCTCCTTTGCGCGCGCGCGAGCCGTGGCGCAGTTGCTCAATCCGCAGCTGGCTGAAGGGCACAACGTGAAAGCCGAAGGACGTGGCGACAGTAATCCTCTGCTGCCCAACGACAGCAATGAAAACCGCGCCCGCAACCGCCGGGTGGAAATCACCCTGTTCGCGGCACCGGAAACCCTCAGCAATCACCAGGGAGGCCAGTGATGCGCACATCACTTCAGCATTTATTGACCCACCGACTGTTGTGGAGCTTTATCGGCGTCAGCGCGCTAAGTTGCGTATTGTGGATACTCGGCCCGCTGTGGAGCTGGGGTGATACCCGACCACTCGAACCGGTATGGCCACGCCAACTGGTGGTGGGTCTCCTCTATTTTTTCTGGGTTCTGTTCCAGTTTATCCCGGCAATCTGGCGCGCGTGGTTTAACAGCAAACTCCTCACTCGCCTGCAACAGGTCAACAGTGAAGAGTTAACCGATCGCCAGACAACCGAAACACTGCTCACCCAACGTTTCAGCGAAGCGGCACAGCGCCTGAAGCGGACCCAGTTTGGTCGACGTCCGCAGCAAAGCTTGTTGGCCCGTTTTCAGAGCCACTATCTCTATCAGTTGCCCTGGTATGTGATCATTGGTGCACCCGGTGCCGGTAAAACGACCGCCCTGCTCAATGCCGGGCTGGATTTCCCCCTCACCGATAGCCTCGGCAACGCGGCAATTCGAGGTGTCGGTGGAACACGCCATTGCGACTGGTGGTTTACCGACAGCGCAGTGTTGATCGATACCGCCGGTCGTTATGCATTGCAGGAAAGTCAGCGCGCACGCGACGCCAGCGAATGGCAAAACTTTATCCATTTGCTAAAACGCTATCGCACCCGCCAGCCGATTAACGGTGTCATCATTACCATCAGCGTGGCCGACCTGCTCACCGATTCAGCCGAAGCACGCCATGCCCAGGCAACGGCCCTACGGCAGCGTATGGTCGAACTGCATCAGCAAACTGGCATTCATTTCCCGGTGTATGTGATGGTGACGAAAACCGATCTGCTGAAAGGTTTTCTCAGCTTTTACGGGGCGCTGACTAAGCAACAGCGCGATGCCATCTGGGGTTTCACCTTCCCCTGGGATCCGGGCAAACCCCACAAGGATAGCTGGCATCG includes these proteins:
- the icmH gene encoding type IVB secretion system protein IcmH/DotU — encoded protein: MTQDAPARDANVAGNDNLLLTAAAPILNAVVQIRQAATHDDPAGLRQLLIDEVRQFEHRCKQAGLPFEMIIGARYCLCSLLDEAAAQTPWGTRGVWSGNGMLVTFHNESWGGDKVFQLLSRISQSPEQHLWLLEVIHYCLLLGYEGRYRGSENGPAQCEIIRKRLAHLIAETRPDNAAAMTRLVEVHPLVSSLSRPMVPLWACVTLATMVACLIYSGLNWRLGNAAEPLLRAIYQTPLPQITPGRRPTSPQALLDLHQRLNDVIAAGQLEVSDGAFGSKVIIPADKLFAADGTVVNQVGRALLAHVASAMKSVKGTVLVSVYTDDGAVDGRFVSSYEFSFARARAVAQLLNPQLAEGHNVKAEGRGDSNPLLPNDSNENRARNRRVEITLFAAPETLSNHQGGQ
- a CDS encoding CmpA/NrtA family ABC transporter substrate-binding protein, which encodes MSKTRFSISRRHFLLSSAVVGSSYLLPGLRNAVWAAGSDAPEKSTVRVGFIPLTDCAPVVMAAVKGFDKKYGLSLQPSKEASWAAVRDKLTSGELDAAHALYGMIYGLQLGVAGPQHDMANLMTLNNNGQAITLANQLKDQKVTDAASLKTLIAGSAKGTYTFAHTFPTSTHAMWLYYWLANAGIDPIEDVRTVVVPPPQMVMNMKIGNMSGFCVGEPWNQRAISDNIGFTAATTQQIWPDHPEKILATRSQWVTENPNTARALTAAVLEAARWIDASDDNRRETAQTLAGRAWINTKPEILEGRMLGHYENGLGQQWQDAHAMRFFHDGEVSFPWLSDGMWFLTQLKRWGMLKSDPDYLAVAQKINRIDIYKQAAAAVGNVTLPTGVMRSSTLMDGKVWDGSNPAAYAASFAIHH
- the ntrB gene encoding nitrate ABC transporter permease encodes the protein MKSDVRTLKSPVSAAAPTAQVITLKVTRASGVRQPWLRPLLQRLIPAGCGILLLLLVWQIAALSSKGFPTPYATWQAALTLFADPFYNNGPNDQGIGWNVLASLQRVAVGFGLAALVGIPAGFLLGRFTFVSRMFNPIIALLRPVSPLAWLPIGLLLFQRAEPASSWTIFICSIWPMVINTAEGVQRIPQDYLNVARVLQLSEWTVMRRILFPAVLPAVLTGVRLSIGIAWLVIVAAEMLTGGLGIGFWIWNEWNNLNVENILIAIVIIGVVGLLLEQMLMLLARRFSWDK
- a CDS encoding SH3 domain-containing protein, with product MVNKSLVLTLLAVLTLASCKAPPPPVTDDTLVTSEVNGVKLVHRHAVAAPGEFTPVNESFRALYGASIMTTPDYSGKVVRYLETGKTFEVLGRVEHSWLAIADEAQGQLIGYVPPKAGVESSRYDATVRSDRPRPRRSKQVCVDVGGASKACRTNDTATWILD
- a CDS encoding nitrate regulatory protein; its protein translation is MTQAVDYLQASRASEIASLQRLLHTGELITAISELIHLLQRERGVSNIWLCSAGRLFGDELEARALDVRRGQQQMLAVLPPADAQPGYSRFCLLIAAGLQALEGLPALRLQVQSQQLAHAQAMDAFNHIIRTLLNLVFEAADTASEPDISRALIALFSFMQGKELAGQERATGSAGFAAGHFTDQQRQRLQALIEAQEQSFATFSQFADAGNLQRWRAMADAGSDIERLRRIACTGAHCGENGVLHWFRLLTARLDDMKQVEDGLSATLMRCCRRAIAASEQHDSHTPALADEAGFTLYVAGANWLAGQDVTLDSNGLAPQLGRSVLSLIREQAQRLQMQADELASMRASLDERKIIDQAKGWLMQQHGYSEQDAWQTLRKSAMNQNKRILEIAQAILAVAATLKA
- a CDS encoding ABC transporter ATP-binding protein: MNPIIRVQLVSQRFATAQGDFLALDNVSFDIHPGETLSLIGHSGCGKSTLLNLIAGLTTPSSGVLLCDNREITGPGPERAVVFQNHSLLPWLTAYQNVELAVQQVFKGRMNRSEMAEWIEHNLGRVQMSHAMHKRPGEISGGMKQRVGIARALAMKPRVLLLDEPFGALDALTRAHLQDSVMRIQQELNTTIVLITHDVDEAVLLSDRVLMMTNGPAAQVGEILAIDLPRPRSRVALADEPRYHQLRQQILHFLYEKQTAVA